Proteins encoded in a region of the Pocillopora verrucosa isolate sample1 chromosome 11, ASM3666991v2, whole genome shotgun sequence genome:
- the LOC131771116 gene encoding early endosome antigen 1 isoform X2: MFKRWRDKKKDNEQQESPANTKQAQSPNETSGFICPVCMISFNSPEDLQVHFETSHDDSEPAPTSGIKPSDAHLSKSLPADTTKVWNERHGSLLSFDEELPVPRKESEVSRLSNQLKELEDKTQEIMYLQQELNELNASLKEEKWYSAALKEEVDKMTKEKVELEEKVSSLEMEKQTLEKDSERKLMDEKENSVKSMAEFAQLKVELAKALEAHTGSQSEQMNLAQRTSQLATENAGLKATLEEEKKQQNAYSEEISRLKDQLEDKTRLNENLEKQLLQRPSGDEVITLQNQLSTAQQQVASLRQEKEEEHKSWQEKFNATLIEVNSLQMKVKELEVEKAAKIEQVQSLQTAVTASTENRKQAQEQNQEQQRNLINLQHDLSQANVVLKERETFIEYLQKQLNEAKGKLDSEVTLKEESNQQVRNLQNQLEEEQRQAQNRELSIKDLESSLQQKKDDIARFEEERTDLIAKIEAGGGAETVIEQLKQEKESYQTRLQQLEATLQTQTQEHSKKIEEMHKQQKKVEEELAKEKDNTAKLENTVRDLTSQCTISLQQTEEFRKEVKEKSESLVALEAAKAAEKSVLDEQVRSSQETLQEKLKELSALQQQNVKLKEDYDSIRESHTKLEIQVKTSEMELENHAKRAAQLEAEVKGKVEVMTLLQQEKASEKSSLEKQIDDAQQSLSKKEKEILVLRGELQQYKEKSAESVKSLENEKEQLSLNLTSTKTLLEEKEKLLSNLGSEQQDARKEIISLKEQLASTSQSLKEKTDQMESTNKQYVQEKQTLEAKLSELDASSKNQVSELMGTLKNVKEKLKEKEEMCNKQVEECQQLQSKIQQVEQEKSSVQEAMTELGKTHHERIIVLESEFSAKESKLHEQIAEKEKIAGELQKSLEQKEERMNGMQRKIEVLEEELKKECESCKNYEAQLCKLQISSKEAQEKIVRLEKEQEDARSDIKDLQNQVTAGDEELGQFKRQAEEIESNLRQTVEQLNEAKNALETQVLHLDGDLIASRQLTQKTKEERDSFEQELESQRDALNELRTSSQTKIAELEKNVAAEQDAKEKALQEAQEKQQLLIKQKLDLENKLANSEKDLQKAIEEHEQTKEVSKRVQLLLKEETAAVQTKLANETQELEELKKSKEQMETRLNIQISSLNENLAAARTEAEKFQQETREAGEKLADAEKRNDDLQGEIAVLEATVQNNLDERRKLLERCVAGDEAIEKQKKEISELNRKVENAQAAMMELTQENQSLQITTNQKNARRWESDNDVAACNGCDKQFSLKIRKHHCRNCGLIYCSDCTAKSAPLTSSKKPVRVCDKCFDEVTSGTAKSYSLGPNQGFS, encoded by the exons ATGTTTAAACGCTGGCGTGATAAGAAAAAAGACAACGAACAG CAAGAGAGTCCAGCGAATACAAAACAGGCTCAGTCTCCGAACGAAACCTCT GGGTTCATTTGTCCAGTATGTATGATCTCCTTCAACTCCCCAGAGGATCTTCAAGTACATTTTGAAACATCTCATGATGACAGTGAACCAGCACCAACTAGTGGG ATAAAACCATCAGATGCACACTTGTCAAAAAGTTTACCTGCAGACACCACAAAAGTTTGGAACGAAAGACATGGGTCTTTGCTGTCATTTGATGAGGAGTTACCAGTTCCCAGAAAAGAGTCGGAAGTTTCTCGCTTGTCGAATCAGCTCAAAGAACTGGAGGATAAAACTCAAGAAATTATGTATCTACAGCAGGAGCTTAATGAGTTGAATGCTtcattaaaagaagaaaagtggtACTCTGCCGCTTTGAAAGAAGAGGTTGACAAGATGACAAAAGAGAAGGTGGAATTGGAGGAAAAAGTCAGCTCACTAGAGATG GAGAAACAAACGTTGGAGAAGGATTCAGAAAGGAAGCTTatggatgaaaaagaaaacagtgttaAAT CCATGGCAGAGTTTGCACAGCTTAAAGTGGAGTTAGCCAAGGCACTAGAAGCACACACTGGAAGTCAGAGTGAACAGATGAACTTAGCACAGAGAACTTCACAACTG GCGACAGAAAATGCTGGACTTAAAGCAACTttggaagaggaaaaaaagcaacagaaTGCTTATAGTGAAGAAATAAGCAGGTTGAAG GATCAACTAGAAGATAAAACAAGACTCAATGAAAACTTAGAAAAACAGCTTTTGCAAAG ACCCTCTGGAGATGAGGTAATCACTTTACAGAATCAGCTCTCTACTGCACAGCAACAAGTGGCATCCCTTCGGCAAGAAAAGGAAGAGGAACACAAATCATGGCAGGAAAAATTCAATGCAACCTTAATAGAAGTCAACAG cttacaaatgaaagtaaaggaacTTGAAGTTGAAAAAGCAGCAAAAATTGAACAAGTACAGAG CTTGCAGACAGCAGTAACAGCATCTACAGAAAACAGAAAGCAAGCTCAAGAACAGAACCAGGAACAACAACGTAATCTTATCAACCTTCAGCATGACCTCAGCCAG GCTAATGTTGTTCTGAAAGAGAGGGAAACATTCATTGAATATCTCCAAAAGCAGCTCAATGAGGCAAAAGGCAAACTAGATTCTGAG GTGACTTTAAAGGAAGAATCTAATCAACAAGTGCGAAACCTGCAAAACCAGTTGGAAGAAGAACAGAGACAAGCTCAAAACAG gGAACTATCGATTAAAGATCTTGAAAGCAGTCTCCAACAAAAGAAGGATGATATCGCAAGATTTGAAGAAGAAAGGACGGACCTCATTGCTAAG ATTGAAGCTGGCGGTGGAGCTGAAACAGTGATAGAACAACTCAAACAAGAAAAG GAAAGTTATCAGACCCGGCTTCAGCAGCTGGAAGCTACGCTTCAAACTCAAACACAAGAACATTCGAAGAAGATTGAGGAGATGCATAAGCAACAGAAAAAG GTTGAGGAAGAGCTTGcgaaagaaaaagacaacacTGCTAAGCTTGAGAATACAGTGAGAGATCTTACATCACAGTGTACGATTTCGTTACAACAAACGGAGGAGTTCAGAAAAGAAGTGAAAGAGAAA AGTGAAAGCCTCGTGGCTCTCGAAGCCGCCAAGGCCGCTGAAAAGTCTGTCCTGGATGAACAAGTAAGATCCTCTCAGGAGACTTTGCAGGAGAAGCTTAAGGAACTGAGTGCTCTTCAACAGCAGAATGTTAAG TTGAAAGAAGATTATGACAGCATAAGGGAAAGCCACACAAAACTTGAAATCCAAGTGAAGACCTCAGAAATGGAACTGGAAAATCATGCAAAAAGGGCAGCACAGCTTGAAGCTGAAGTGAAAGGAAAG GTTGAGGTAATGACATTGCTACAACAAGAAAAAGCGTCAGAGAAAAGTTCcttggaaaaacaaattgatgACGCGCAGCAATCCttaagcaaaaaggaaaaagaaattttggttttaagAGGAGAACTGCAACAG tataAGGAAAAATCCGCAGAGAGTGTCAAATCTTTGGAGAATGAAAAGGAACAACTGTCATTGAATTTGACATCTACCAAGACTTTACTGGAAGAAAAG GAAAAACTTCTCTCCAATTTGGGATCTGAACAGCAGGATGCAAGAAAGGAAATAATTTCGTTAAAAGAGCAGTTAGCGTCTACTTCACAA TCCCTCAAGGAGAAGACCGATCAGATGGAAAGTACGAATAAACAATACGTGCAAGAAAAG cAAACTTTAGAGGCTAAACTGTCAGAATTGGATGCGTCCAGCAAGAACCAAGTTTCAGAGTTGATGGGAACGCTAAAGAATGTCAAGgagaagttaaaagaaaaagag GAAATGTGCAACAAGCAAGTCGAAGAATGTCAACAGCTTCAGTCAAAG ATTCAACAAGTTGAGCAGGAAAAATCTTCCGTCCAGGAAGCCATGACAGAACTTGGGAAG ACTCATCACGAACGGATTATAGTTCTAGAGAGTGAGTTTAGTGCCAAGGAATCAAAACTACATGAGCAG attgctgaaaaagaaaaaattgccgGTGAACTGCAGAAATCTCTTGAGCAAAAGGAAGAACGAATGAACGGAATGCAAAGGAAAATCGAG GTTCTTGAGGAGGAGCTGAAAAAAGAATGCGAAAGCTGCAAAAACTATGAAGCTCAGCTATGTAAACTGCAAATTTCCTCCAAG GAGGCACAAGAAAAAATAGTTCGGCTTGAGAAGGAACAAGAAGACGCGCGAAGTGACATTAAG GACCTTCAGAACCAAGTCACAGCTGGAGATGAAGAACTGGGACAATTCAAGAGACAGGCGGAGGAAATTGAGAGTAATTTGAGACAGACTGTAGAACAACTCAATGAA GCTAAGAACGCCCTAGAAACTCAAGTGTTACATCTGGACGGCGACCTAATAGCTTCAAGACAACTGACACAGAAGACCAAAGAGGAAAGA GATTCCTTTGAGCAAGAATTAGAAAGTCAGAGAGATGCTCTCAATGAATTGAG AACTTCCTCACAAACAAAAATAGCGGAATTGGAGAAGAACGTTGCAGCTGAACAAGACGCAAAGGAGAAG GCACTGCAAGAGGCTCAGGAAAAGCAACAACTCTTAATTAAACAGAAACTAGATCTCGAAAATAAGCTGGCTAACTCAGAAAAAGACTTACAAAAG GCAATTGAAGAACATGAACAAACTAAAGAAGTCTCCAAACGAGTTCAGTTGTTATTGAAAGAGGAGACAGCCGCAGTTCAGACTAAGCTG GCAAACGAAACACAAGAACTTGAAGAACTTAAAAAGTCCAAAGAACAGATGGAAACGAGGCTCAACATTCAAATATCCTCTCTGAACGAAAACTTAGCGGCTGCGAGGACTGAGGCCGAGAAATTCCAACAGGAGACGAGAGAGGCTGGGGAGAAACTTGCAGATGCTGAAAAACGAAATGATGATTTACAGGGAGAAATAGCTG TTTTGGAAGCAACTGTCCAAAATAACTTggatgaaagaagaaaattacttGAGAG GTGTGTAGCTGGTGATGAGGCGatagaaaaacagaaaaaggaaatttctgagCTGaacagaaaagttgaaaatgcgCAGGCAGCCATGATGGAATTGACACAAGAGAATCAGTCGTTACAG ATAACAACAAATCAAAAGAACGCGAGACGGTGGGAAAGTGATAATGATGTTGCGGCCTGTAATGGCTGTGACAAACAGTTCTCCTTAAAAATTAGAAAG CACCACTGTAGAAATTGCGG GTTAATTTACTGTAGTGACTGTACAGCAAAAAGTGCTCCACTGACGTCGAGCAAGAAGCCTGTAAGAGTGTGTGACAAATGCTTCGATGAAGTCACGTCAGGCACAGCTAAA TCTTATTCTCTAGGTCCAAACCAAGGCTTCAGCTAA
- the LOC131771116 gene encoding early endosome antigen 1 isoform X1 has translation MFKRWRDKKKDNEQQESPANTKQAQSPNETSGFICPVCMISFNSPEDLQVHFETSHDDSEPAPTSGDFICPLCMKKFNGPGELQSHFDQVHETQNDSSAIKPSDAHLSKSLPADTTKVWNERHGSLLSFDEELPVPRKESEVSRLSNQLKELEDKTQEIMYLQQELNELNASLKEEKWYSAALKEEVDKMTKEKVELEEKVSSLEMEKQTLEKDSERKLMDEKENSVKSMAEFAQLKVELAKALEAHTGSQSEQMNLAQRTSQLATENAGLKATLEEEKKQQNAYSEEISRLKDQLEDKTRLNENLEKQLLQRPSGDEVITLQNQLSTAQQQVASLRQEKEEEHKSWQEKFNATLIEVNSLQMKVKELEVEKAAKIEQVQSLQTAVTASTENRKQAQEQNQEQQRNLINLQHDLSQANVVLKERETFIEYLQKQLNEAKGKLDSEVTLKEESNQQVRNLQNQLEEEQRQAQNRELSIKDLESSLQQKKDDIARFEEERTDLIAKIEAGGGAETVIEQLKQEKESYQTRLQQLEATLQTQTQEHSKKIEEMHKQQKKVEEELAKEKDNTAKLENTVRDLTSQCTISLQQTEEFRKEVKEKSESLVALEAAKAAEKSVLDEQVRSSQETLQEKLKELSALQQQNVKLKEDYDSIRESHTKLEIQVKTSEMELENHAKRAAQLEAEVKGKVEVMTLLQQEKASEKSSLEKQIDDAQQSLSKKEKEILVLRGELQQYKEKSAESVKSLENEKEQLSLNLTSTKTLLEEKEKLLSNLGSEQQDARKEIISLKEQLASTSQSLKEKTDQMESTNKQYVQEKQTLEAKLSELDASSKNQVSELMGTLKNVKEKLKEKEEMCNKQVEECQQLQSKIQQVEQEKSSVQEAMTELGKTHHERIIVLESEFSAKESKLHEQIAEKEKIAGELQKSLEQKEERMNGMQRKIEVLEEELKKECESCKNYEAQLCKLQISSKEAQEKIVRLEKEQEDARSDIKDLQNQVTAGDEELGQFKRQAEEIESNLRQTVEQLNEAKNALETQVLHLDGDLIASRQLTQKTKEERDSFEQELESQRDALNELRTSSQTKIAELEKNVAAEQDAKEKALQEAQEKQQLLIKQKLDLENKLANSEKDLQKAIEEHEQTKEVSKRVQLLLKEETAAVQTKLANETQELEELKKSKEQMETRLNIQISSLNENLAAARTEAEKFQQETREAGEKLADAEKRNDDLQGEIAVLEATVQNNLDERRKLLERCVAGDEAIEKQKKEISELNRKVENAQAAMMELTQENQSLQITTNQKNARRWESDNDVAACNGCDKQFSLKIRKHHCRNCGLIYCSDCTAKSAPLTSSKKPVRVCDKCFDEVTSGTAKSYSLGPNQGFS, from the exons ATGTTTAAACGCTGGCGTGATAAGAAAAAAGACAACGAACAG CAAGAGAGTCCAGCGAATACAAAACAGGCTCAGTCTCCGAACGAAACCTCT GGGTTCATTTGTCCAGTATGTATGATCTCCTTCAACTCCCCAGAGGATCTTCAAGTACATTTTGAAACATCTCATGATGACAGTGAACCAGCACCAACTAGTGGG GATTTCATCTGTCCTCTATGTATGAAAAAATTCAATGGTCCAGGAGAATTACAGAGTCATTTTGATCAGGTTCATGAGACCCAAAATGATTCATCAGCA ATAAAACCATCAGATGCACACTTGTCAAAAAGTTTACCTGCAGACACCACAAAAGTTTGGAACGAAAGACATGGGTCTTTGCTGTCATTTGATGAGGAGTTACCAGTTCCCAGAAAAGAGTCGGAAGTTTCTCGCTTGTCGAATCAGCTCAAAGAACTGGAGGATAAAACTCAAGAAATTATGTATCTACAGCAGGAGCTTAATGAGTTGAATGCTtcattaaaagaagaaaagtggtACTCTGCCGCTTTGAAAGAAGAGGTTGACAAGATGACAAAAGAGAAGGTGGAATTGGAGGAAAAAGTCAGCTCACTAGAGATG GAGAAACAAACGTTGGAGAAGGATTCAGAAAGGAAGCTTatggatgaaaaagaaaacagtgttaAAT CCATGGCAGAGTTTGCACAGCTTAAAGTGGAGTTAGCCAAGGCACTAGAAGCACACACTGGAAGTCAGAGTGAACAGATGAACTTAGCACAGAGAACTTCACAACTG GCGACAGAAAATGCTGGACTTAAAGCAACTttggaagaggaaaaaaagcaacagaaTGCTTATAGTGAAGAAATAAGCAGGTTGAAG GATCAACTAGAAGATAAAACAAGACTCAATGAAAACTTAGAAAAACAGCTTTTGCAAAG ACCCTCTGGAGATGAGGTAATCACTTTACAGAATCAGCTCTCTACTGCACAGCAACAAGTGGCATCCCTTCGGCAAGAAAAGGAAGAGGAACACAAATCATGGCAGGAAAAATTCAATGCAACCTTAATAGAAGTCAACAG cttacaaatgaaagtaaaggaacTTGAAGTTGAAAAAGCAGCAAAAATTGAACAAGTACAGAG CTTGCAGACAGCAGTAACAGCATCTACAGAAAACAGAAAGCAAGCTCAAGAACAGAACCAGGAACAACAACGTAATCTTATCAACCTTCAGCATGACCTCAGCCAG GCTAATGTTGTTCTGAAAGAGAGGGAAACATTCATTGAATATCTCCAAAAGCAGCTCAATGAGGCAAAAGGCAAACTAGATTCTGAG GTGACTTTAAAGGAAGAATCTAATCAACAAGTGCGAAACCTGCAAAACCAGTTGGAAGAAGAACAGAGACAAGCTCAAAACAG gGAACTATCGATTAAAGATCTTGAAAGCAGTCTCCAACAAAAGAAGGATGATATCGCAAGATTTGAAGAAGAAAGGACGGACCTCATTGCTAAG ATTGAAGCTGGCGGTGGAGCTGAAACAGTGATAGAACAACTCAAACAAGAAAAG GAAAGTTATCAGACCCGGCTTCAGCAGCTGGAAGCTACGCTTCAAACTCAAACACAAGAACATTCGAAGAAGATTGAGGAGATGCATAAGCAACAGAAAAAG GTTGAGGAAGAGCTTGcgaaagaaaaagacaacacTGCTAAGCTTGAGAATACAGTGAGAGATCTTACATCACAGTGTACGATTTCGTTACAACAAACGGAGGAGTTCAGAAAAGAAGTGAAAGAGAAA AGTGAAAGCCTCGTGGCTCTCGAAGCCGCCAAGGCCGCTGAAAAGTCTGTCCTGGATGAACAAGTAAGATCCTCTCAGGAGACTTTGCAGGAGAAGCTTAAGGAACTGAGTGCTCTTCAACAGCAGAATGTTAAG TTGAAAGAAGATTATGACAGCATAAGGGAAAGCCACACAAAACTTGAAATCCAAGTGAAGACCTCAGAAATGGAACTGGAAAATCATGCAAAAAGGGCAGCACAGCTTGAAGCTGAAGTGAAAGGAAAG GTTGAGGTAATGACATTGCTACAACAAGAAAAAGCGTCAGAGAAAAGTTCcttggaaaaacaaattgatgACGCGCAGCAATCCttaagcaaaaaggaaaaagaaattttggttttaagAGGAGAACTGCAACAG tataAGGAAAAATCCGCAGAGAGTGTCAAATCTTTGGAGAATGAAAAGGAACAACTGTCATTGAATTTGACATCTACCAAGACTTTACTGGAAGAAAAG GAAAAACTTCTCTCCAATTTGGGATCTGAACAGCAGGATGCAAGAAAGGAAATAATTTCGTTAAAAGAGCAGTTAGCGTCTACTTCACAA TCCCTCAAGGAGAAGACCGATCAGATGGAAAGTACGAATAAACAATACGTGCAAGAAAAG cAAACTTTAGAGGCTAAACTGTCAGAATTGGATGCGTCCAGCAAGAACCAAGTTTCAGAGTTGATGGGAACGCTAAAGAATGTCAAGgagaagttaaaagaaaaagag GAAATGTGCAACAAGCAAGTCGAAGAATGTCAACAGCTTCAGTCAAAG ATTCAACAAGTTGAGCAGGAAAAATCTTCCGTCCAGGAAGCCATGACAGAACTTGGGAAG ACTCATCACGAACGGATTATAGTTCTAGAGAGTGAGTTTAGTGCCAAGGAATCAAAACTACATGAGCAG attgctgaaaaagaaaaaattgccgGTGAACTGCAGAAATCTCTTGAGCAAAAGGAAGAACGAATGAACGGAATGCAAAGGAAAATCGAG GTTCTTGAGGAGGAGCTGAAAAAAGAATGCGAAAGCTGCAAAAACTATGAAGCTCAGCTATGTAAACTGCAAATTTCCTCCAAG GAGGCACAAGAAAAAATAGTTCGGCTTGAGAAGGAACAAGAAGACGCGCGAAGTGACATTAAG GACCTTCAGAACCAAGTCACAGCTGGAGATGAAGAACTGGGACAATTCAAGAGACAGGCGGAGGAAATTGAGAGTAATTTGAGACAGACTGTAGAACAACTCAATGAA GCTAAGAACGCCCTAGAAACTCAAGTGTTACATCTGGACGGCGACCTAATAGCTTCAAGACAACTGACACAGAAGACCAAAGAGGAAAGA GATTCCTTTGAGCAAGAATTAGAAAGTCAGAGAGATGCTCTCAATGAATTGAG AACTTCCTCACAAACAAAAATAGCGGAATTGGAGAAGAACGTTGCAGCTGAACAAGACGCAAAGGAGAAG GCACTGCAAGAGGCTCAGGAAAAGCAACAACTCTTAATTAAACAGAAACTAGATCTCGAAAATAAGCTGGCTAACTCAGAAAAAGACTTACAAAAG GCAATTGAAGAACATGAACAAACTAAAGAAGTCTCCAAACGAGTTCAGTTGTTATTGAAAGAGGAGACAGCCGCAGTTCAGACTAAGCTG GCAAACGAAACACAAGAACTTGAAGAACTTAAAAAGTCCAAAGAACAGATGGAAACGAGGCTCAACATTCAAATATCCTCTCTGAACGAAAACTTAGCGGCTGCGAGGACTGAGGCCGAGAAATTCCAACAGGAGACGAGAGAGGCTGGGGAGAAACTTGCAGATGCTGAAAAACGAAATGATGATTTACAGGGAGAAATAGCTG TTTTGGAAGCAACTGTCCAAAATAACTTggatgaaagaagaaaattacttGAGAG GTGTGTAGCTGGTGATGAGGCGatagaaaaacagaaaaaggaaatttctgagCTGaacagaaaagttgaaaatgcgCAGGCAGCCATGATGGAATTGACACAAGAGAATCAGTCGTTACAG ATAACAACAAATCAAAAGAACGCGAGACGGTGGGAAAGTGATAATGATGTTGCGGCCTGTAATGGCTGTGACAAACAGTTCTCCTTAAAAATTAGAAAG CACCACTGTAGAAATTGCGG GTTAATTTACTGTAGTGACTGTACAGCAAAAAGTGCTCCACTGACGTCGAGCAAGAAGCCTGTAAGAGTGTGTGACAAATGCTTCGATGAAGTCACGTCAGGCACAGCTAAA TCTTATTCTCTAGGTCCAAACCAAGGCTTCAGCTAA